One Mus musculus strain C57BL/6J chromosome 2, GRCm38.p6 C57BL/6J genomic window, gGCTTTCTTTAAATAGACTATGCTCCTTTCTGGTTGGTCTACTTTAAAAGAGTTCCCAGCCCTCTGGCCCTTGGCCCCCAAATCCTCCAAACTAGTATTaatattactttttcatattacATTATCTCAGTCCTGCAAAAGGCAAAAGTTAATTTTCCTGTGTTTATAGTCGagcaacttttctttcttcttgttttgttttgtttttgttttttttaaactaaaagttTGCTATCTCAAACTTTTTCTGTTTCACAGACCCAGTAGATAGGAAGGGAACTTCGTCTTTGCTTCCTGTTCAAAGTGGTGAATGCAAGAACAGCCCCTTTGTGCCCACAGCTTGTCTTGGCTCAGTTCTCAATAATGAATGAGAGTCTTCCAAAGCAGACAGGGAGAGGGCTGGCTCTGCTTTGTCCTGGACAGAGACCTGTGCACCCTTAAACCCGCACTTGTACATTGCTTTAGGAAAGGGATGAAGTTTTAAACTTCTCTTACATGTCAAAAGCAAGGGCGGATCCCACCACCACTTGCCTTACGGGGTACACACTTGGCACACACTGACCACCGTGTCTCCTTTTCTTTCAAGCTTCCTGGACAAGATTGATGTGATCAAGCAGGCCGACTACGTGCCAAGTGACCAGGTACGCGTGCGCCTCTGTCCTCAAGCCTGGGGTTCCACGTTGCTGGTTCTTCTCCGGGCAATTAGGGTGAGACCTACTGACCCCCCTCTTTGTTCTAGGACCTGCTTCGCTGCCGTGTCCTGACCTCTGGAATCTTTGAGACCAAGTTCCAGGTGGACAAAGTCAACTTCCAGTAAGTGAATCGTTGTCCCGCCCCAACTATCTGGCCTGGAGAGTGGTGGGCCCAGGGTAACCCAGTATTTTCCGGTTCCAGCATGTTCGATGTGGGCGGCCAGCGCGATGAGCGCCGCAAGTGGATCCAGTGCTTCAATGATGTGACTGCCATCATCTTCGTGGTGGCCAGCAGCAGCTACAACATGGTCATTCGGGAGGACAACCAGACTAACCGCCTGCAGGAGGCTCTGAACCTCTTCAAGAGCATCTGGAACAACAGGTGCGTGGGGTCTCCCTGACTTGGCTCAACCTGTAGGTCTGCAGCTTGCTCTGGCCCCAGCTCTCACCTGGCCCCTCTCTCCTCAGATGGCTGCGCACCATCTCTGTGATTCTCTTCCTCAACAAGCAAGACCTGCTTGCTGAGAAAGTCCTCGCTGGCAAATCGAAGATTGAGGACTACTTTCCAGAGTTCGCTCGCTACACCACTCCTGAGGATGGTACGGTCATGGCGCTGGTTTAGTCAGGTGGTTCTTGGGCACAAGGTGTGGCTGAGAGTCCCTAGCCCCTCCCACTATGGGGAAGCCAGGGACATTTATTTCCCTCATTTTCATAGGCAGAGATCAAGAGTTTGGGGGTGATGAGCTACAATGGTGTCAGACTAGGTCTTCTAAGCTAATTAGcataattaataatttttttttttgtagcgaCTCCCGAGCCGGGAGAGGACCCACGCGTGACCCGGGCCAAGTACTTCATTCGGGATGAGTTTCTGGTGAGTAGGACTTGTAGTCCCTTACTCCTCCTCACGAGTATTCTCCAGTCAGTGCTGGATTTGGAGACTGAGCGGTCCAGGCCTTCCATTGTATTGTACTATGAGTTGATGGCTGGTCCTCTGGTGGTGGGGTGAGGGGCTCCTGGAGAGGGTTGCTTGACCgagcccctctctctgcctacaGAGAATCAGCACTGCTAGTGGAGATGGGCGCCACTACTGCTACCCTCACTTTACCTGCGCCGTGGACACTGAGAACATCCGCCGTGTCTTCAACGACTGCCGTGACATCATCCAGCGCATGCATCTCCGCCAATACGAGCTGCTCTAAGAAGGGAACACCCAAATTTAATTCAGCCTTAAGCACAATTAATTAAGAGTGAAACGTAATTGTACAAGCAGTTGGTCACCCACCATAGGGCATGATCAACACCGCAACCTTTCCTTTTTCCCCCAGTGATTCTGAAAAACCCCTCTTCCCTTCAGCTTGCTTAGATGTTCCAAATTTAGTAAGCTTAAGGCGGcctacagaagaaaaagaaaaaaaaggccacaAAAGTTCCCTCTCActttcagtaaataaaataaaagcagcaacagaaataaagaaataaatgaaattcaaaatgaaataaatattgtgTTGTGCAGcattaaaaaatcaataaaaattaaaaatgagcaaaatacgGTGTTGCTCTTTGATTTGCGGCAAGTGGGTCCCAGGGTCCATGGGTGGGATTGGTCTCGGCACCCACTGGGAGGTGGAGAACAGGTCCCAGGGCTAAAAGTGGGCTGAGGAGTTGGCACTATAGACTGGGGGAACCTAGTTTTTGGCGCATCAAAGCTTCCACCCATTATCCTGCCCCCAGGCAGTTGCTAGCTGCCCTTTGACCAATTACTTCCCCGAATGAGGCAAGCAGCCTACAGAGAAGGCTGGGGATGTGATGGGTGGGGGAGATGGGAGTTATTTGGGAAACATTTGAAAGCATTCCCACTCCAAGATGAATTAGTGAAAATTAATTAAGCACATTTAAGTTAAGAGTTTTGGGCATATGATTGGGCATGTGATGGGGCACATGTGGGGAGGCCTAACACATGATTGGGCATAAGATGGGGGCATACGCATGGGGGCCCAACATATGCTTGGGCATGAGAAGGGGGACACATGGGGGACCAACATATGATTGGGCATGAGATGGGGCACATGTGGGGAGGCCCAACATATGATTGGGCATAAGATGGGGGCCCAACATATGATTGGGTGTGAGAAGGGGGACATATGGGGAGGCCCAACATATGATTGGGTATGAGATGGGACACATGGGGGCCCAACATATGATTGCATGTGAGATGGGGCACATGTGGAAAGGCCCAACATATGATTGTGCATGAGATGGGGCACACATGGGCAGGCCCAACATATGATTGGGTGTGAGAATGGGGACATATGGGGAGGCCAAACATATGATTGGGTGTGAGAAGGGGGACAGATGGGGGCCCCGAATATGATTGGGTATGAGATGGGGCACAAATGGGGGCCCAACATATGATTGGGTGTGAGAAGGGGGACATATGGGGAGGCCCAACATATGATTGGGTATGAGATGGGACACATGGGGCCCAACATATGATTGGGTGTGAGAAGGGGGACATATGGGGAGGCCCAACATATGATTGGGTATGAGATGGGACACATGGGGCCCAACATATGATTGGGTATGAGAAACGGGACATATGGGGAGGCCCAACATATGATTGGGTATAGATGGGACACATGGGGACCCAACATATGATTGGGTGTGAGAAGGGGGACATATGGGGAGGCCCAACATATGATTGGGTATGAGATGGGACACATGGGGGCCCAACATATGATTGGGTATGAGAAGGGGGACATATGGGGAGGCCCAACATATGATTGGGTATGAGATGGGACACATGGGGGCCCAACATATGATTGGGTGTGAGATGGGGGACCCATGGGGGCCCAACATATGATTGCATGTGAGATGGGGCACATGTGGAAAGGCCCAACACATGATTGTGCATGAGATGGGGCACACATGGGCAGGCCCAACATATGATTGGGTGTGAGAAGGGGGACAGATGGGGGCCCCACATATGATTGGGTATGAGATGGGACACATGGGGGCCCAACATATGATTGGGTATGAGAAGGGGGACATATGGGGAGGCCCAACATATGATTGGGTATGAGATGGGACACATGGGGCCCAACATATGATTGGGTGTGAGAAACGGGACATATGGGGAGGCCCAACATATGATTGGGTATGAGATGGGACACATGGGGACCCAATATATGATTGGGTGTGAGAAACGGGACATATGGGGAGGCCCAACATATGATTGGGTATAGATGGGACACATGGGGACCCAACATATGATTGGGTGTGAGAAGGGGGACATATGGGGAGGCCCAACATATGATTGGGTATGAGATGGGACACATGGGGCCCAACATATGATTGGATATGAGATGGGACACATGGGGACCCAATATATGATTGGGCATGAGAAGGGGGACATATGGGGAGGCCCAACATATGATTGGGTATGAGATGGGACACATGGGGCCCAACATATGATTGGGTATGAGATGGGACACATGGGGGCCCAACATATGATTGGGCATGAGAAGGGGGACATATGGGGAGGCCCAACATATGATTGGGTATGAGATGGGACACATGGGGCCCAACATATGATTGGGTGTGAGAAGCGGGACCTATGAGGAGGCCCAACATATGATTGGGTATGAGATGGGACACATGGGGGCCCAACATATTATTGGGTGTGAGAAGGGGAACAATAGGGAAGCCCAGAGAAAAGCCTAACTGGATTATGACTTGGACCTGCCTCATCTTTACCCTTCAGTCTCATACCCCAAGTTTGTGCTTATCATACAGGGAAGAGCCCAGAGTTGAGCCCAGCATTAACATACCATGTCTCTGAAATGGACCAAAGGAGACATTAGTCAAGTTAATTCTGTAACCAAGACCACAAAGTATGCCAACTATTCTATTATCCAAATTAATTAAACCCAGGTAGATTAAATTTTATAGTTTATCTCAGATATGGTTGCCACGAAGGGCCACAAAAGGAGTTCTTACCATTCACTGTATCTCTCTCTATGTCTTCCCAAAGCTAGATCACACTACCTCAACCTAGTAATTAAAATATGCAGATTTTGGTGCAAAATAAACCCAGAACTCTCTCTAAATAATTCAAGTAAAGGTGGAGGCTTGCTTCGCAAGTATCCAGTCAAGCCCACAAATTCCCATAATCCCTCAAAAGCATCCAGTAAATGTATATTCCAAGATGGAGGTTTGCTGGGCAAATAGAAGACACTCCAGAATTCCTATAATTTTCCAACCCCTCTAGTAATCAAAATAAACATTCATTCCAAGGGCCTGTTATGCACACGTCAGAGCAACAGACAAACTCCCACAATCCCTCCAAACTATCCATAAACACAATCTAGGATGGAGGCTCAATATGCAAATAGCAAGACCTCTTCAAGTTCCCATACTCGTCTAAAGATCCctaataaacataataaacagtCCGGTGACATGCTATCCACATAGCCAAAAAGACAGAACTCAAAATTCCCACAATCCctcaaatataaacatatattccaAGATGGAGCCTTGATATGCACATAGGCAGAAGACATGCCCACAAATTCCCACAGTGTTTCAAACCTATCCAATAAAATGCACAATTCAAGATGGCAGCTTTTATACAACTATCAAGAAGACACTTAATAAATTCCCATAATCCTTCTTTTgctcccccccccaaataaacatACAATAGAAATAAAGATGGGGCTGGTTATGCAAGTAGCCAAAAGACAGGTCCACAAATTCTCATGATTCCTCAAAACTAGCAAATAAATGCACAATCTAAGATAGAGACTTAATATGCAAATAACTAGAAGGCACACCCAAAAATTCCCATAATCCCTCAAAGCTTTCCAATAAACATGCAACCCATGATGGAGGGCTGGCATGCAAATAGATAGAGGACACACCTACAATTTCCCATAATCTCTTCAGACTATTCCATAAGTTCATAATCTAAGTTGGGGCTTGCTATACAACTAGCCAGAAGACAGCCCTCCCAAATTTCCACAATCTCTCAAAAGTATTTAATAAATGCACACTTTAAGATGGAGGTTTAATTTGCAAACAGCTAGAATTCACCCCCATAAATTCTCACAATCCCTTAAAACTATCCAAAAAGTATACAACCCAAGATGAAGGCTTGCTGTGCAAAGCTAGAAGACACTCCCCTCAAACCTTTAAAGTCTTCTGTTGATGATTTCTGTTAACATAATAAATATCCAATCCAGTGACTTGCTATGCAAATAGCTAGATGATAGGCCTACCAGTTCCCACATCTATCAAAATTATCCAATAAATACATAATCTAAGATGCAAACAGCTAGGAGACACACCCACAACATCCCACAATTCCTCACACTGTCTGCTAAGCACACACTACAAGATGATGGCTTGCTAAGGAAATAGCCAGATCAGTCTACAAATTTCTGTAATCCCCCCAAACTAGACAATAAATACATAATCTAAGATGGAGGCTTTCTATACAAATACCCAGAAGACCCTTAAATCCCATAGTCTTACAAAGACCTCCATTAATTAGCACAGTAAACATCCAACCTAATGATTTACTATGCAGATTGCCAAATATGCCCATAAAATTTATGATCCTCCACTGACATGCCCTATTAACATAATATTCAATCCAATGACTTGccatacaaataaatgagacaggCCCACAAATTCCCACAATCACTAAAAACTATCCAATAAATATACAATCTAAGATGGAGATTTGCTATGCAAATAATTGCCAGCCCCAAATTCCTGAAATTCTCCAAAGACTCCCAATTAACATTATAAACATTGAGCACAAGGCTTAGATGCAAATAGCCAGAGCAGCCCACACATAGCACAATACCTCACAGACCCCCAAATAAATTCAGAAACAAAACTCATTCTCTTGCATTCACctgaaaatataaaactatataaacAGCTACCAGGAAAGCTAAGGTTGACCCCTCAGATTCTGTCCCAAGGTGGCTTCCGGTAGTCCTCTCCTTCCTAGAAATTCTAGAGCCTCCCCTGGACAATACGCATAGGATGGCTTTGCATGCACCAAATAGGCTTCAGTGTGGAAACACACTTTCCCATGCCACAGGGCAGTTATGTCAAGTGAATGTCAATACCGATCAGTAGGTGATTGTTTGCCTACAGCTGCCATTTTATCCAAGAGTAATGAAGGCTTAGAGAAACCCTAGTGAAGACAGGTTTCTACCGATGGGTTAAAATTCTGCTGCTTGACCACTGCCCTACCCTGTTGCCTATGAAGATGCTGGAAGACAGGAAATCATCTC contains:
- the Gnas gene encoding protein GNAS isoform X5, whose product is MRILHVNGFNGEGGEEDPQAARSNSDGEKATKVQDIKNNLKEAIETIVAAMSNLVPPVELANPENQFRVDYILSVMNVPNFDFPPEFYEHAKALWEDEGVRACYERSNEYQLIDCAQYFLDKIDVIKQADYVPSDQDLLRCRVLTSGIFETKFQVDKVNFHMFDVGGQRDERRKWIQCFNDVTAIIFVVASSSYNMVIREDNQTNRLQEALNLFKSIWNNRWLRTISVILFLNKQDLLAEKVLAGKSKIEDYFPEFARYTTPEDATPEPGEDPRVTRAKYFIRDEFLRISTASGDGRHYCYPHFTCAVDTENIRRVFNDCRDIIQRMHLRQYELL
- the Gnas gene encoding protein ALEX isoform i (isoform i is encoded by transcript variant 12) — protein: MGCLGNSKTEDQRNEEKAQREANKKIEKQLQKDKQVYRATHRLLLLGAGESGKSTIVKQMRILHVNGFNGDEKATKVQDIKNNLKEAIETIVAAMSNLVPPVELANPENQFRVDYILSVMNVPNFDFPPEFYEHAKALWEDEGVRACYERSNEYQLIDCAQYFLDKIDVIKQADYVPSDQDLLRCRVLTSGIFETKFQVDKVNFHMFDVGGQRDERRKWIQCFNDVTAIIFVVASSSYNMVIREDNQTNRLQEALNLFKSIWNNRWLRTISVILFLNKQDLLAEKVLAGKSKIEDYFPEFARYTTPEDATPEPGEDPRVTRAKYFIRDEFLRISTASGDGRHYCYPHFTCAVDTENIRRVFNDCRDIIQRMHLRQYELL
- the Gnas gene encoding protein GNAS isoform X4 is translated as MGDSVQILLVFMDKGAGESGKSTIVKQMRILHVNGFNGDEKATKVQDIKNNLKEAIETIVAAMSNLVPPVELANPENQFRVDYILSVMNVPNFDFPPEFYEHAKALWEDEGVRACYERSNEYQLIDCAQYFLDKIDVIKQADYVPSDQDLLRCRVLTSGIFETKFQVDKVNFHMFDVGGQRDERRKWIQCFNDVTAIIFVVASSSYNMVIREDNQTNRLQEALNLFKSIWNNRWLRTISVILFLNKQDLLAEKVLAGKSKIEDYFPEFARYTTPEDATPEPGEDPRVTRAKYFIRDEFLRISTASGDGRHYCYPHFTCAVDTENIRRVFNDCRDIIQRMHLRQYELL
- the Gnas gene encoding protein GNAS isoform X3, with product MGDSVQILLVFMDKGAGESGKSTIVKQMRILHVNGFNGEGGEEDPQAARSNSDGSEKATKVQDIKNNLKEAIETIVAAMSNLVPPVELANPENQFRVDYILSVMNVPNFDFPPEFYEHAKALWEDEGVRACYERSNEYQLIDCAQYFLDKIDVIKQADYVPSDQDLLRCRVLTSGIFETKFQVDKVNFHMFDVGGQRDERRKWIQCFNDVTAIIFVVASSSYNMVIREDNQTNRLQEALNLFKSIWNNRWLRTISVILFLNKQDLLAEKVLAGKSKIEDYFPEFARYTTPEDATPEPGEDPRVTRAKYFIRDEFLRISTASGDGRHYCYPHFTCAVDTENIRRVFNDCRDIIQRMHLRQYELL
- the Gnas gene encoding protein GNAS isoform GNASL (isoform GNASL is encoded by transcript variant 7); translation: MGCLGNSKTEDQRNEEKAQREANKKIEKQLQKDKQVYRATHRLLLLGAGESGKSTIVKQMRILHVNGFNGEGGEEDPQAARSNSDGEKATKVQDIKNNLKEAIETIVAAMSNLVPPVELANPENQFRVDYILSVMNVPNFDFPPEFYEHAKALWEDEGVRACYERSNEYQLIDCAQYFLDKIDVIKQADYVPSDQDLLRCRVLTSGIFETKFQVDKVNFHMFDVGGQRDERRKWIQCFNDVTAIIFVVASSSYNMVIREDNQTNRLQEALNLFKSIWNNRWLRTISVILFLNKQDLLAEKVLAGKSKIEDYFPEFARYTTPEDATPEPGEDPRVTRAKYFIRDEFLRISTASGDGRHYCYPHFTCAVDTENIRRVFNDCRDIIQRMHLRQYELL
- the Gnas gene encoding protein GNAS isoform GNASS (isoform GNASS is encoded by transcript variant 8); amino-acid sequence: MGCLGNSKTEDQRNEEKAQREANKKIEKQLQKDKQVYRATHRLLLLGAGESGKSTIVKQMRILHVNGFNGDSEKATKVQDIKNNLKEAIETIVAAMSNLVPPVELANPENQFRVDYILSVMNVPNFDFPPEFYEHAKALWEDEGVRACYERSNEYQLIDCAQYFLDKIDVIKQADYVPSDQDLLRCRVLTSGIFETKFQVDKVNFHMFDVGGQRDERRKWIQCFNDVTAIIFVVASSSYNMVIREDNQTNRLQEALNLFKSIWNNRWLRTISVILFLNKQDLLAEKVLAGKSKIEDYFPEFARYTTPEDATPEPGEDPRVTRAKYFIRDEFLRISTASGDGRHYCYPHFTCAVDTENIRRVFNDCRDIIQRMHLRQYELL
- the Gnas gene encoding protein GNAS isoform X6, with product MRILHVNGFNGDEKATKVQDIKNNLKEAIETIVAAMSNLVPPVELANPENQFRVDYILSVMNVPNFDFPPEFYEHAKALWEDEGVRACYERSNEYQLIDCAQYFLDKIDVIKQADYVPSDQDLLRCRVLTSGIFETKFQVDKVNFHMFDVGGQRDERRKWIQCFNDVTAIIFVVASSSYNMVIREDNQTNRLQEALNLFKSIWNNRWLRTISVILFLNKQDLLAEKVLAGKSKIEDYFPEFARYTTPEDATPEPGEDPRVTRAKYFIRDEFLRISTASGDGRHYCYPHFTCAVDTENIRRVFNDCRDIIQRMHLRQYELL
- the Gnas gene encoding protein GNAS isoform X1, with the translated sequence MGCLGNSKTEDQRNEEKAQREANKKIEKQLQKDKQVYRATHRLLLLGAGESGKSTIVKQMRILHVNGFNGEGGEEDPQAARSNSDGSEKATKVQDIKNNLKEAIETIVAAMSNLVPPVELANPENQFRVDYILSVMNVPNFDFPPEFYEHAKALWEDEGVRACYERSNEYQLIDCAQYFLDKIDVIKQADYVPSDQDLLRCRVLTSGIFETKFQVDKVNFHMFDVGGQRDERRKWIQCFNDVTAIIFVVASSSYNMVIREDNQTNRLQEALNLFKSIWNNRWLRTISVILFLNKQDLLAEKVLAGKSKIEDYFPEFARYTTPEDATPEPGEDPRVTRAKYFIRDEFLRISTASGDGRHYCYPHFTCAVDTENIRRVFNDCRDIIQRMHLRQYELL